A window of Flavobacterium flavigenum contains these coding sequences:
- a CDS encoding fatty acid desaturase produces MPVLSALGNSTPLLFLFYILCGITMIVLFINAFHDAAHGALFKKNKHNQWFMYVLELFGSNHWLWTRRHINLHHVYTNIPDWDVDIKQSDIVRIFPNSPLFNYHKYQHIYMWLIYPFYHAVRSHFRILKNKGIKENIMMEGEI; encoded by the coding sequence ATGCCTGTATTATCTGCTTTGGGAAACAGTACTCCTTTATTATTTTTATTTTACATTTTATGTGGAATTACGATGATCGTACTGTTCATCAATGCATTTCATGATGCTGCACACGGAGCATTATTTAAAAAAAATAAGCATAATCAGTGGTTTATGTATGTTTTGGAGCTTTTTGGGAGTAATCACTGGCTTTGGACAAGGCGTCATATTAACCTTCATCATGTTTATACCAATATTCCTGATTGGGATGTTGATATAAAGCAAAGCGATATCGTCAGAATATTTCCTAACAGCCCGCTATTTAATTATCATAAATATCAGCATATCTATATGTGGCTTATTTATCCATTTTATCATGCTGTAAGGTCCCATTTCCGAATACTCAAGAATAAAGGAATAAAGGAAAATATTATGATGGAAGGAGAGATATAA
- a CDS encoding alpha/beta hydrolase-fold protein: MKNNLIIVPIIFCLYFQLVSGQETKITEDFKPSSVNQPEKKFPQVNSQGRVRASIAAPNANKVQLDLGGVKYDLVKDANGIWTGDSNPQDEGFHYYQLNIDGASVPDPGTLYFYGAGRLGSGIEIPAKDQDFFSLKNVPHGLVSENIYFSKLTNSFRRCFIYTPPGYNENIKTRYPVLYLQHGSFEDETGWSSQGKANLILDNLIAAKQANPMIIVMDNGYAYKPQNSQQDKKEKMVSIFEEVLTTEVIPMIDAKFRTISNRENRAIAGLSMGANQTMRIMMNHLDTFSQYGGFSGTSNYPNTDPIDVSTFLDGKYKDGDALNKKIKLFWLGLGTKEPVPFPKSVGAFRAMLDQQKIKYVYYESPETAHEWLTWRRCLYQFASKLFR, from the coding sequence ATGAAAAATAATCTTATTATAGTCCCTATAATTTTCTGCCTATATTTTCAATTAGTTTCGGGGCAGGAAACAAAAATAACGGAAGATTTTAAGCCTTCATCAGTCAATCAGCCTGAAAAGAAATTTCCTCAGGTTAATTCGCAGGGTAGGGTTCGTGCCAGTATTGCTGCGCCAAATGCTAATAAAGTTCAGCTTGATCTGGGCGGTGTTAAATATGATCTGGTAAAAGATGCTAATGGTATATGGACAGGGGATTCTAATCCGCAGGATGAAGGATTTCATTATTATCAGTTAAATATAGACGGGGCTTCCGTTCCGGATCCGGGAACCTTATATTTCTACGGTGCCGGCCGATTAGGAAGCGGAATAGAGATTCCTGCTAAAGATCAGGATTTTTTTTCGCTGAAAAATGTACCTCATGGTCTTGTCAGTGAAAATATTTACTTCTCAAAACTAACAAATTCATTTAGACGTTGTTTTATCTATACACCACCTGGTTACAATGAAAACATTAAAACACGTTATCCGGTTCTTTATTTACAACACGGAAGTTTTGAGGATGAAACGGGCTGGTCTTCCCAGGGGAAAGCAAATTTGATTTTAGACAATCTGATCGCTGCAAAACAAGCAAATCCTATGATTATTGTAATGGATAATGGATATGCCTATAAACCACAAAATAGTCAGCAAGACAAAAAAGAAAAAATGGTATCTATATTCGAAGAGGTACTAACCACTGAAGTAATTCCAATGATTGATGCAAAGTTTCGAACTATCTCAAATCGCGAAAACAGGGCAATTGCCGGCCTTTCTATGGGTGCAAATCAAACGATGAGAATTATGATGAACCATTTGGATACTTTTTCTCAATACGGCGGATTTAGCGGTACGTCAAATTATCCTAATACAGATCCAATTGATGTTTCTACATTTTTAGACGGAAAATATAAAGATGGCGATGCTCTCAATAAAAAAATAAAACTTTTTTGGTTAGGCTTAGGTACTAAAGAACCTGTTCCTTTCCCAAAATCTGTTGGCGCATTCCGGGCGATGTTAGATCAGCAAAAAATTAAATATGTATATTATGAGTCGCCTGAAACAGCTCATGAATGGCTTACATGGCGAAGATGTTTATACCAATTTGCTTCAAAATTGTTTAGGTAA
- a CDS encoding alpha/beta hydrolase-fold protein gives MKQYAVVMLYAFILSGFAGFSQTSQTSIAEDFKPSTVNQLGQEYPQVNSQGYARFQILAPEAKSVVVSLGLGGAKGGTALTKSEDGYWRGTTANIMDEGFHYYHVTIDGGIFNDPGALNFYGSTRWESGIEIPAHDQDFYALKDVPHGNVQQILFPSKSTNTSRRAFVYTPPGYHKDKAKQYPVLYLQHGWGEDETAWSNQGRVNLIMDNLIAEGKIKPFIIVMTYGMTNEVKFGGLSSFKIEPFQTVLVDELIPYVDSNFRTVANHSNRAMAGLSMGGMETKSITLNKPEVFSHYALLSGGTYKPEDIKDKSKVKLIFLSCGSKERPDAVKSAVSSLKSAGFNAVSYVSDNTGHEFQTWRRSFKELAPLLFK, from the coding sequence ATGAAACAATATGCAGTTGTAATGCTATACGCATTTATTTTATCAGGTTTTGCAGGCTTTTCACAAACAAGTCAGACCTCCATTGCTGAGGATTTCAAACCTTCAACAGTTAATCAGCTAGGTCAGGAATATCCTCAGGTTAATTCTCAGGGCTATGCGCGTTTTCAAATTTTGGCTCCTGAAGCTAAATCCGTTGTTGTAAGTCTTGGCTTAGGTGGTGCAAAAGGAGGTACTGCTCTCACTAAAAGTGAAGATGGCTATTGGAGAGGAACTACAGCAAATATCATGGATGAAGGTTTTCATTATTACCATGTGACTATCGACGGAGGTATCTTTAACGATCCGGGGGCACTCAATTTTTATGGCTCTACGCGCTGGGAAAGTGGTATTGAAATTCCGGCACACGATCAGGATTTTTATGCTCTAAAAGATGTTCCACACGGAAATGTACAGCAAATCCTTTTCCCTTCAAAAAGCACTAATACATCCCGCAGAGCTTTTGTTTATACTCCGCCTGGTTACCATAAAGACAAAGCTAAACAATATCCGGTTTTGTATTTGCAGCATGGCTGGGGAGAAGATGAAACCGCCTGGAGCAATCAGGGACGTGTTAATTTAATTATGGATAATTTGATTGCAGAGGGAAAAATTAAGCCATTTATTATTGTTATGACTTACGGAATGACGAATGAAGTGAAATTTGGTGGTTTGTCAAGTTTCAAAATAGAGCCTTTTCAGACGGTTCTTGTAGATGAATTAATTCCTTATGTTGATTCCAATTTTCGTACAGTTGCCAATCATAGTAATCGTGCAATGGCAGGTTTATCAATGGGAGGCATGGAAACAAAAAGTATAACACTTAATAAACCTGAAGTTTTCTCTCATTATGCACTTCTTAGTGGAGGAACTTATAAACCAGAAGATATTAAGGATAAATCAAAAGTAAAACTTATCTTTTTAAGTTGTGGAAGCAAAGAACGTCCTGATGCTGTTAAAAGTGCAGTATCAAGTCTTAAAAGTGCTGGCTTTAATGCTGTTTCCTATGTTTCGGATAACACAGGTCATGAATTTCAGACCTGGCGTAGAAGCTTTAAAGAATTAGCTCCACTTTTATTTAAATAA
- a CDS encoding glycosyl hydrolase family 8, whose translation MVINKNYTRIFLIKIQILILIFCFFVPVLAICQNKKKAGKSESKIPHYRNLFKEAGYSQDEIDKKVAKAYYDVFEGPNKVYFEEGDSLGYVSDVKNKDARTEGMSYGMMVAVQFNKKDVFDRLWRWSVKYMQHQDGPREGYFAWSVNPETKKQNSPGSASDGELYYITSLLFASNKWGNDTGIHYYNEARRILDAMWKKDGTGNIHNIINTEHKQISFVPEGRGYEWTDPSYHVPAFYEIWALYAKDGHEQFYKECAEVSRNFLHKACHPVTGLNSDYAEFSGEPHPTPWMPPGFRYDSWRVPMNIAMDYTWYGKDKKWQEEYAVKFQNFLRSKGIETFVDQYNLDGSTPDFILQAGPVKKLRHSIGLVGTSATASLVSPDKKSMDFVHALWKAKLEPYEDGYFDPYYDGLMYLFSLMHLSGNYQIIHPAVK comes from the coding sequence ATGGTAATAAATAAAAATTACACTAGAATATTCTTGATCAAGATTCAAATTTTAATACTGATTTTCTGTTTTTTTGTACCCGTTTTGGCGATTTGCCAAAATAAAAAGAAAGCAGGAAAATCAGAGTCTAAAATACCGCATTATCGTAATCTGTTTAAAGAAGCAGGATATAGCCAGGACGAAATAGATAAAAAAGTAGCCAAAGCTTATTATGATGTATTTGAAGGACCTAATAAAGTTTATTTTGAAGAAGGTGATTCTTTAGGATATGTTTCTGATGTAAAAAATAAAGATGCACGCACTGAAGGAATGTCATACGGTATGATGGTTGCAGTTCAGTTCAATAAAAAAGATGTTTTTGATCGTCTCTGGCGATGGTCAGTAAAATACATGCAGCATCAGGATGGTCCAAGAGAAGGCTATTTTGCATGGAGTGTAAATCCTGAAACTAAAAAACAAAATTCACCTGGTTCTGCATCAGACGGAGAATTGTATTACATAACCAGCTTGCTTTTTGCTTCGAACAAGTGGGGGAATGATACCGGGATTCATTATTATAATGAAGCAAGAAGAATATTAGACGCCATGTGGAAAAAAGATGGGACAGGTAATATTCATAACATCATTAATACAGAGCATAAACAAATATCATTTGTGCCAGAAGGGCGAGGATACGAATGGACAGACCCATCCTATCATGTTCCTGCATTCTATGAAATATGGGCTTTGTATGCCAAAGACGGACATGAACAGTTTTACAAAGAATGTGCTGAAGTTTCTCGTAATTTTCTGCATAAGGCATGTCATCCCGTAACAGGATTAAACTCGGATTATGCTGAGTTTAGCGGAGAACCACATCCTACACCATGGATGCCCCCCGGATTTCGTTATGATTCCTGGCGTGTGCCTATGAATATTGCTATGGATTATACCTGGTACGGAAAGGATAAAAAATGGCAGGAAGAATATGCTGTAAAATTTCAAAACTTCCTTAGATCTAAAGGAATAGAAACGTTTGTAGATCAATACAATCTTGATGGTTCCACACCAGATTTTATTCTACAGGCCGGACCAGTCAAAAAACTCAGACACTCAATAGGATTAGTAGGAACTTCAGCCACAGCATCATTGGTGAGTCCCGATAAGAAGAGTATGGATTTTGTTCATGCACTTTGGAAAGCTAAGCTTGAACCTTATGAAGATGGTTATTTTGACCCCTATTATGATGGGCTAATGTATCTCTTCAGCCTGATGCATCTTAGTGGTAACTACCAAATTATACATCCAGCAGTTAAATAA
- a CDS encoding glycoside hydrolase family 43 protein, whose product MKNKISFIFICFSLIIQSSVSQEKKAHNPTVFADVPDLAIIRVGQNYYMSSTTMHMNPGLPIMKSTDLVNWKLINYAYDTLADIPELNLTEGKSTYGRGSWASSLRFHKGMYYVTTFSGTTGETYIFKTKDIEKGNWQRISFKPSYHDHSLFFDDDGKSYLIYGAGKIKIIELNEGLTGIKDGSAEKVIIENASKPAGDNIMLGSEGSQLFKVNGKYYLFNICWPKGGMRTVVIHRADNLNGPWEGKVGLQDLGVAQGGLIDTPDGRWFSYLFRDFGAVGRIPYLVPVKWQDGWPVLGENGKVPETIDLPVSKGLIPGLVASDEFNRKKGQEALPLVWQWNHNPDNTLWSVTERKGYLRLKTGRIDTDFLLARNTLTQRTIGPTSKGSVSLDVSKLKEGDFAGLSVLQKDFGLVGVKVEGNQKSIIMVSTKDDKSTEFQRVPLHQDQIYLRIDCDFTNKKDEANFFYSLDGKTWNPIGETLKMKYTIPQFMGYRFGLFNYATKETGGYVDFDWFKIKN is encoded by the coding sequence ATGAAAAATAAAATCAGTTTCATCTTTATTTGTTTTAGTTTAATTATTCAATCTTCTGTTTCTCAGGAAAAAAAAGCTCATAACCCTACTGTTTTTGCTGACGTTCCGGATTTGGCTATAATCAGGGTTGGACAAAATTATTACATGAGTAGTACTACAATGCATATGAACCCTGGTCTGCCTATTATGAAATCTACAGATCTCGTTAATTGGAAACTTATTAACTATGCCTATGATACTTTAGCCGATATACCTGAATTAAATTTAACTGAGGGAAAAAGTACTTACGGTAGAGGATCCTGGGCGAGTAGTTTACGATTTCATAAGGGAATGTATTATGTAACAACTTTTTCGGGCACAACGGGAGAAACGTATATTTTTAAGACAAAAGATATAGAAAAAGGAAACTGGCAAAGAATCTCTTTTAAACCATCTTATCATGACCATTCTTTGTTTTTTGATGATGATGGAAAATCATATTTAATTTATGGGGCTGGAAAAATAAAAATCATTGAATTAAACGAAGGACTCACAGGTATAAAAGATGGTTCAGCCGAAAAAGTTATTATTGAGAATGCCAGTAAACCTGCGGGTGATAATATTATGCTGGGTTCTGAAGGGTCTCAATTGTTTAAAGTAAACGGAAAATATTATCTGTTTAATATTTGCTGGCCTAAAGGGGGAATGCGTACAGTAGTAATACACAGAGCTGACAATCTTAATGGTCCATGGGAAGGGAAAGTAGGTTTGCAGGATTTGGGTGTTGCCCAGGGCGGACTTATTGATACTCCTGATGGGCGCTGGTTCTCCTACCTTTTTCGCGATTTTGGTGCGGTAGGTAGAATTCCTTATCTGGTTCCTGTTAAATGGCAGGATGGCTGGCCAGTATTAGGTGAAAATGGCAAAGTGCCGGAAACGATAGATTTGCCGGTTAGTAAAGGACTAATTCCGGGTCTTGTTGCTTCAGATGAATTCAATCGCAAAAAAGGGCAGGAAGCACTTCCATTAGTTTGGCAATGGAATCATAATCCAGACAATACACTTTGGTCAGTAACAGAAAGAAAAGGATACTTGCGTCTTAAGACGGGAAGAATTGATACCGATTTTCTTTTAGCAAGAAATACACTTACACAGCGCACTATTGGCCCTACAAGTAAAGGTTCTGTTTCATTAGATGTTTCCAAATTGAAAGAAGGAGATTTTGCAGGATTAAGTGTATTACAAAAAGATTTTGGATTAGTAGGTGTAAAAGTTGAAGGGAATCAAAAGTCTATTATAATGGTAAGTACCAAGGATGATAAATCCACAGAATTTCAGAGAGTTCCTTTGCATCAGGATCAGATTTATTTAAGAATAGATTGTGATTTCACCAATAAAAAAGATGAGGCTAATTTTTTCTATAGTTTAGACGGAAAGACATGGAATCCCATAGGCGAAACCTTAAAAATGAAGTATACTATTCCACAATTTATGGGCTACCGTTTTGGGTTATTTAATTATGCCACAAAAGAAACGGGAGGTTATGTAGATTTTGATTGGTTTAAAATTAAAAATTAA
- a CDS encoding glycoside hydrolase family 43 protein, translating into MKFNITILLIFCCIPTFKMTAQNPIINHIFTADPSPMVYKDTLFLYTGHDVATEADTNYKMADWRVFSTIDMVKWKDHGAPLSPGTFSWATGDAYAAQCIERNGKFYWFVSTFHKKDEVSGGGAAIGVAVSDKPTGPFKDAIGKALVINEMTTDMKYGWDDIDPSVFVDDDGQAYLFWGNGSCKWVKLKENMTEIEGSISTFKPKNYIEGPWVYKRKNLYYLVYASAGTKPEMIEYCTAKSPVGPWTYQGIIQENVTNSFTTHPGIIDYKGKSYFFYHNGSLPTGGSYRRSVCVDYMYYNADGTIQKIIQTTKGVSKIK; encoded by the coding sequence ATGAAATTTAATATCACTATACTATTAATATTTTGTTGTATTCCAACGTTTAAAATGACAGCTCAAAACCCAATAATTAACCATATTTTTACTGCTGATCCTTCACCAATGGTCTACAAAGACACCTTGTTTTTATACACCGGGCACGACGTAGCCACAGAAGCCGATACCAATTATAAAATGGCCGATTGGCGTGTGTTTTCTACAATTGATATGGTAAAATGGAAAGATCATGGGGCACCACTTTCACCAGGTACATTTTCATGGGCAACAGGGGATGCATATGCCGCTCAGTGTATCGAAAGAAATGGTAAGTTTTATTGGTTTGTTTCCACATTTCATAAAAAAGATGAGGTGAGTGGAGGTGGAGCAGCCATAGGTGTTGCAGTTTCAGATAAACCTACGGGACCTTTTAAAGATGCGATAGGTAAAGCCTTAGTAATTAATGAAATGACAACTGACATGAAATATGGTTGGGATGATATTGATCCAAGTGTATTCGTGGATGATGATGGACAAGCTTATCTGTTTTGGGGTAACGGTAGCTGTAAATGGGTAAAACTTAAAGAAAATATGACAGAAATAGAGGGCTCTATTAGCACTTTTAAACCCAAAAATTATATTGAGGGGCCATGGGTGTATAAAAGAAAAAATCTTTATTATTTAGTCTATGCCAGTGCAGGAACAAAACCAGAAATGATAGAATATTGTACCGCTAAAAGTCCAGTCGGACCATGGACGTATCAAGGTATTATTCAGGAAAATGTAACCAATAGTTTTACAACACATCCCGGAATTATAGATTACAAAGGTAAATCATACTTTTTTTATCATAATGGTAGTTTGCCTACAGGAGGAAGTTACAGACGTTCTGTATGTGTGGACTACATGTATTATAATGCAGATGGAACCATTCAAAAAATAATACAGACTACCAAAGGAGTAAGTAAAATCAAATAA
- a CDS encoding thioredoxin domain-containing protein translates to MRFLSLLLIISCFITSCNNKQNNQENHKYTNDLIDETSPYLLQHAHNPVDWKAWNNETLEKAKKENKLIIISVGYSACHWCHVMEEESFENEAVAKLMNDNFISIKVDREERPDIDQIYMNAVQLMTGKGGWPLNCIALPDGRPIFGGTYFTKEEWNKALTEISDLYRNNPQKAIEYADKLVKGIKELQLIKVNNDEANFKKLDVFTTVKSWQKDLDYKEGGLVGETKFPMPGILNFLLRYSIQNNDKSIQKYVETTLTKMADGGIYDAIGGGFSRYSLDTKWHIPHFEKMLYDNAQLVSLYSDAYLVTKNESYKKAVHETLDFVERELMASNGAFYSSLDADSKNKEGKLEEGAYYVWTKEELQSLLKSDYTFFQKYFNINENGLWENQQYVLFKNQSNKDFAISNKLKMKELEAKVKNWKQILLTARNKRSRPHLDDKTLTSWNALMIKGYVSAYRAFKNPHYKQIALKNASFIVNNQLKKDGSLNHSYKEGKSTITGFSEDYATVADAFIAIYQITLDEQWLGKARQLTDYAMKHFWDKKSNMFYFTSGSSANLIARKMEIADNVIPGSNSIFANNLFHLGHYYSDDVYEKTAERMLNNIKDDVLQSPAEYYNWLNLMLNYTDNYFEVAISGKATMTKAVQFQNYYLPNILIAGSTKESALPILKDRFVDNETYIYVCVNKACKKPEKEVSIAVAKIKNSL, encoded by the coding sequence ATGCGTTTTTTATCTCTTTTATTAATCATTTCATGTTTTATTACCAGCTGTAATAACAAACAGAATAATCAGGAAAATCATAAATATACCAATGACCTGATTGATGAAACGAGTCCATACCTTTTACAGCATGCACATAATCCGGTAGACTGGAAAGCATGGAATAATGAAACCCTTGAAAAAGCTAAGAAAGAAAACAAACTCATTATTATTTCTGTAGGTTATTCGGCATGTCATTGGTGCCATGTGATGGAAGAAGAGAGTTTTGAAAACGAAGCTGTAGCGAAATTAATGAACGATAATTTTATCAGTATAAAAGTAGACAGGGAGGAGCGTCCTGATATTGACCAAATCTACATGAACGCAGTACAATTGATGACAGGAAAAGGTGGTTGGCCATTAAACTGTATTGCGCTTCCTGATGGTCGTCCTATTTTTGGAGGAACATATTTTACAAAAGAGGAGTGGAATAAAGCGCTGACTGAAATCTCTGATTTGTATAGAAATAATCCACAAAAAGCTATTGAATACGCAGATAAATTAGTAAAGGGAATTAAGGAATTACAATTAATTAAAGTCAATAACGATGAAGCCAATTTTAAAAAATTAGATGTTTTTACAACTGTAAAATCATGGCAGAAGGATTTGGATTATAAAGAAGGAGGACTAGTTGGTGAAACCAAATTTCCAATGCCGGGTATATTAAATTTTTTGCTTCGATATAGTATTCAAAATAATGATAAATCGATTCAAAAATATGTAGAAACGACACTTACCAAAATGGCTGACGGTGGAATTTATGATGCGATTGGTGGAGGCTTTTCAAGATATTCATTAGATACAAAATGGCATATTCCTCATTTTGAAAAAATGCTCTACGATAATGCACAGTTAGTAAGTTTATACTCTGATGCATATCTGGTTACCAAAAATGAGTCATATAAAAAAGCTGTTCATGAAACACTGGATTTTGTAGAGAGGGAGCTTATGGCTTCTAACGGCGCTTTTTATTCTTCGTTAGATGCAGACAGTAAAAATAAGGAAGGAAAATTAGAAGAAGGGGCTTATTATGTGTGGACCAAAGAAGAGTTACAGTCTTTATTAAAATCGGATTACACTTTTTTTCAAAAATATTTTAATATTAATGAAAACGGCTTATGGGAAAATCAGCAATATGTTTTGTTTAAAAACCAATCAAATAAAGATTTTGCGATAAGCAATAAATTGAAAATGAAAGAACTGGAAGCCAAAGTAAAAAATTGGAAGCAAATACTATTAACAGCCAGAAACAAAAGATCCCGGCCTCATTTGGACGACAAAACCCTTACTTCCTGGAATGCTTTAATGATAAAAGGATATGTTAGTGCTTATCGTGCATTCAAAAATCCGCATTACAAGCAAATCGCATTAAAAAACGCCAGTTTTATTGTAAATAACCAGCTTAAAAAAGACGGAAGTTTAAATCACAGTTATAAAGAGGGTAAAAGTACTATCACTGGTTTTTCTGAAGATTATGCCACAGTTGCAGATGCATTTATTGCAATTTATCAGATTACATTAGATGAACAATGGTTAGGCAAAGCCAGGCAATTAACAGATTATGCGATGAAACACTTTTGGGATAAAAAATCAAATATGTTTTATTTTACATCTGGCAGTTCTGCAAATCTAATTGCCAGGAAGATGGAAATTGCTGACAATGTGATTCCAGGATCAAATTCAATTTTTGCCAATAATTTATTTCACTTGGGGCATTATTATTCTGATGATGTATATGAAAAAACAGCTGAAAGAATGCTAAATAATATAAAAGATGATGTATTGCAGTCACCAGCAGAATATTATAACTGGTTGAATTTAATGCTGAATTACACCGATAATTATTTTGAAGTTGCCATTTCGGGAAAAGCTACTATGACTAAAGCAGTTCAGTTTCAAAATTACTATTTGCCCAATATTCTTATAGCGGGTTCTACAAAAGAAAGCGCTCTCCCAATTTTAAAGGATCGTTTTGTAGATAATGAAACCTATATCTACGTTTGTGTCAATAAGGCTTGTAAGAAACCCGAAAAGGAGGTGAGTATAGCTGTTGCTAAAATAAAAAATAGCTTATAA
- a CDS encoding MFS transporter — MNNTSQKLSVIEKIGYGLGDFAANLIFQTLLTFLAFFYTDVYKIPAGTASVIIFIGGFIGAFFNIIMGIIADRTKTKWGKFRPWILWTAFPFGIASVLSFLTPDFGLRGKIAYTLLTYFFLVLIYAANNLPYVALSGVLTGDMKERNSLSSYRFVAVMIAQFIIQSLLLPLVLILGHGDKAIGFKNTMLLFAIVGVICLLITFFTTKERIIPKKNQESSVKQDFIDLSKNGPWIVMVLVTILVFITLSLKGGMYVFYFKYYLDPAAQTLFLKDIGFTAFIGSVNNLLTGIGLTDLQWPKDVPTTAFSLFNAGGILFMIFGIMFSKSLANAFGKRNIYITFIFLSAISLLLFNFYSKTAITLVFVTQLIHGFIYGITIPLLWAMIADVADYSEWKNNRRATATIFSAMIFGLKIGISIGGALGAAFLSKYGYVAEEVHQVSAALEGIKLSISIYPGFIFIISAVLLCFYVIDKDMEIEIENDLRERREK, encoded by the coding sequence ATGAATAACACATCACAAAAACTTTCAGTAATAGAAAAAATAGGTTATGGTTTAGGTGATTTTGCAGCAAATTTAATTTTTCAGACATTACTGACCTTTCTGGCTTTTTTTTACACTGATGTTTATAAAATTCCTGCCGGAACAGCAAGTGTTATTATTTTTATTGGTGGTTTTATAGGTGCTTTTTTCAATATTATTATGGGAATTATTGCTGACCGTACTAAAACCAAATGGGGAAAATTCAGACCCTGGATACTATGGACAGCATTTCCTTTTGGCATTGCTTCAGTCCTGTCTTTTCTGACTCCTGATTTTGGACTGAGAGGCAAAATAGCCTATACACTCCTTACATACTTTTTTTTAGTCTTAATTTATGCCGCAAACAATTTACCTTATGTTGCTTTAAGCGGTGTGTTGACAGGCGATATGAAAGAAAGAAACAGTCTCTCTTCCTATCGTTTTGTAGCTGTAATGATAGCTCAATTTATAATTCAGTCGCTTTTATTACCACTCGTTTTAATTCTTGGGCACGGTGATAAAGCTATTGGTTTTAAAAATACAATGTTATTGTTTGCAATTGTAGGGGTAATTTGTTTACTGATTACTTTCTTCACCACGAAAGAAAGAATCATTCCTAAAAAAAATCAGGAATCTTCCGTTAAGCAGGATTTTATAGATTTATCTAAAAACGGTCCCTGGATTGTTATGGTATTAGTTACTATTTTGGTTTTTATAACCTTGTCGTTAAAGGGCGGAATGTATGTTTTTTATTTTAAATATTATTTAGATCCTGCTGCACAAACTCTTTTTTTAAAAGATATTGGCTTCACTGCATTTATTGGTTCAGTGAATAACTTGCTAACTGGAATTGGATTAACAGATCTTCAGTGGCCAAAAGATGTACCTACTACTGCCTTTAGTCTTTTTAATGCTGGTGGAATTCTTTTTATGATTTTTGGAATTATGTTTTCAAAATCACTTGCAAATGCATTTGGAAAAAGAAATATTTACATCACCTTCATATTTTTATCAGCTATAAGCTTATTGCTTTTTAATTTTTACAGCAAAACAGCTATTACATTGGTTTTTGTTACACAATTAATACACGGATTTATTTATGGCATAACAATTCCGTTATTATGGGCAATGATCGCTGATGTAGCAGATTATAGCGAATGGAAAAACAATCGAAGAGCAACAGCAACAATTTTTTCGGCAATGATTTTCGGATTAAAAATAGGAATAAGTATTGGAGGTGCTTTGGGAGCCGCTTTTTTATCAAAATATGGTTATGTAGCAGAAGAAGTTCATCAGGTATCAGCAGCTCTTGAAGGAATTAAATTATCAATAAGTATTTATCCTGGTTTTATATTTATTATAAGTGCTGTTTTATTATGCTTTTATGTAATTGATAAAGACATGGAAATTGAAATTGAAAATGATTTAAGAGAAAGAAGAGAGAAGTAA